Proteins from a genomic interval of Euzebyales bacterium:
- a CDS encoding NADH-quinone oxidoreductase subunit H gives MTEVTALSPAPAVALVAVVLAVGAYLVAVADRVLFALVAGQRSTLATTVTAPAREAMALIRRQPVTTEAPDTILRVWAPAAYAGLAAMTLSVVPLAPGVAVADVRTGIVVFGAAEALAIVAIFLHGWAPNSALPLVAGYRLVGVALSYELLSMFVLIAAALPAESLSIGAIVASQQSVWNVVRQPLGLPLFLVVAAGVTFTGPLGVVDATDLAGGGATEASGVPRLVWSAARAAMLVSFATAAAAVFLGGWFGPVLPGAVWMALKTAGVAVTVLAGRHLLARVSPERFVRVAWTVLLPLAFADLAIAGVVSLW, from the coding sequence ATGACCGAGGTCACCGCGCTGTCACCGGCGCCGGCGGTGGCGCTGGTCGCGGTCGTGCTCGCCGTGGGCGCCTACCTGGTCGCCGTCGCCGACCGCGTCCTGTTCGCGCTTGTCGCCGGACAACGGTCGACCCTGGCGACGACCGTGACTGCGCCGGCGCGCGAGGCAATGGCCCTCATCCGACGGCAGCCCGTGACCACAGAGGCGCCAGACACCATCCTACGGGTCTGGGCGCCCGCCGCGTATGCGGGTCTGGCTGCGATGACACTCAGCGTCGTGCCGCTGGCTCCGGGCGTGGCCGTCGCCGATGTGCGGACCGGCATCGTGGTGTTCGGTGCCGCGGAGGCTCTGGCGATCGTCGCGATCTTCCTGCACGGGTGGGCGCCGAACTCGGCGCTGCCGCTTGTCGCCGGGTACCGCCTCGTCGGTGTCGCGCTGTCCTATGAGCTGCTCAGCATGTTCGTGCTGATCGCAGCAGCGCTGCCCGCCGAGTCGCTCTCGATCGGCGCGATCGTGGCGTCGCAGCAGTCGGTGTGGAACGTCGTCCGCCAACCGCTGGGCCTCCCACTGTTCCTGGTCGTGGCGGCCGGCGTCACCTTCACCGGTCCGCTCGGCGTCGTCGACGCCACAGACCTGGCGGGGGGCGGTGCGACGGAGGCCAGCGGCGTGCCGCGGCTCGTCTGGTCGGCCGCCCGTGCCGCCATGCTGGTCTCCTTCGCCACGGCCGCGGCCGCGGTGTTCCTGGGCGGCTGGTTCGGTCCGGTGCTGCCCGGCGCCGTTTGGATGGCGCTCAAGACCGCCGGCGTGGCGGTCACGGTGCTGGCTGGCAGGCACCTGCTGGCGCGCGTGAGCCCCGAGCGCTTCGTGCGGGTGGCATGGACCGTGCTGCTGCCGCTGGCGTTCGCCGATCTTGCGATCGCGGGGGTCGTCTCGCTGTGGTGA
- a CDS encoding NADH-quinone oxidoreductase subunit J, producing the protein MTVAFAVFSAGAIWTGWRVFRTDSMVRASFLLLASFLNVGAILVLLLAEYLGTALVFMMTVEMVVMALFMVMFMMNPAGLNPMNMVHQPRVAIAAGALTAVGLGVVAIAGDFPDAPVDPTATTIRALGVELLGRSMLVFETAGVTLLATMICAVILSSARGRFGDDDHGSIAPPLEPGGDHRPEDDLVADGGDGHEHMHHGGH; encoded by the coding sequence GTGACCGTTGCGTTCGCCGTCTTCTCCGCCGGCGCCATCTGGACGGGCTGGCGGGTGTTCCGCACCGACTCAATGGTGCGCGCATCGTTCCTTCTGCTCGCGTCGTTCCTCAACGTCGGCGCGATCCTTGTGCTGCTGCTGGCCGAGTACCTGGGAACGGCGTTGGTCTTCATGATGACCGTGGAGATGGTCGTCATGGCGCTGTTCATGGTGATGTTCATGATGAACCCCGCCGGCCTGAACCCGATGAACATGGTCCACCAGCCGCGTGTCGCGATCGCCGCGGGCGCGCTGACCGCCGTCGGCCTCGGCGTCGTCGCCATCGCAGGCGACTTCCCGGACGCACCTGTCGATCCGACCGCCACGACGATCCGCGCCCTGGGCGTCGAGCTGCTCGGCCGGTCAATGCTGGTGTTCGAGACGGCCGGCGTGACGTTGCTGGCGACGATGATCTGCGCAGTGATCCTGTCGTCGGCGCGTGGCCGGTTCGGCGATGACGACCACGGTTCGATCGCCCCGCCATTGGAGCCCGGCGGCGACCACCGCCCCGAGGACGACCTGGTCGCCGACGGTGGCGACGGACACGAGCACATGCATCACGGAGGACACTGA
- a CDS encoding metalloregulator ArsR/SmtB family transcription factor, with protein sequence MSDLDHEHPIDAAMVAAARQLVLSSAAGERTADALRLLADPVRVRIVSALHAAGELCVGDLVLVLDVSDSSVSHALRLLRTAGVVQNRRDGRVVYYRLTNTWAPRVLDVVATDDPAARGDR encoded by the coding sequence GTGTCCGACCTGGATCACGAACACCCGATCGACGCGGCGATGGTCGCGGCGGCACGGCAGCTGGTACTGTCCTCGGCCGCCGGTGAGCGTACCGCTGACGCGTTGCGCCTGCTGGCCGATCCCGTCCGCGTGCGCATCGTGTCGGCCCTCCACGCTGCCGGCGAGCTCTGCGTCGGCGACCTCGTGCTGGTGCTCGACGTGAGCGACTCGTCGGTCTCGCACGCGCTGCGCCTGCTGCGCACCGCCGGCGTGGTGCAGAACCGACGCGATGGGCGGGTCGTCTACTACCGTCTCACCAACACCTGGGCGCCCCGCGTGCTGGACGTCGTCGCGACCGACGACCCGGCCGCCCGCGGGGACCGGTGA
- a CDS encoding NADH-quinone oxidoreductase subunit A, translated as MSTVLAAFLSSLTVAAAAAVATAACVVAARHTSPYRSTAPQRVPVLGGLEPRTHAWSRFHVRYYPMTLLFIAFEMEMMFMYPWAVVFVEEGVKALAEMGMFLGILSVGVVYAWREGAFRWQ; from the coding sequence GTGAGCACGGTGCTGGCCGCCTTCCTGTCGTCGTTGACCGTGGCCGCCGCCGCGGCAGTCGCGACGGCGGCGTGTGTGGTCGCGGCCCGCCACACGTCGCCGTACCGCTCGACCGCCCCACAACGCGTCCCGGTGCTCGGCGGACTGGAGCCCAGAACGCACGCCTGGAGCCGGTTCCACGTCCGCTACTACCCCATGACCCTGCTGTTCATCGCCTTCGAGATGGAGATGATGTTCATGTACCCCTGGGCGGTCGTGTTCGTCGAGGAGGGTGTCAAGGCGCTCGCCGAGATGGGGATGTTCCTGGGGATCCTGTCGGTCGGCGTCGTCTATGCCTGGCGCGAGGGCGCGTTCCGATGGCAGTGA
- a CDS encoding NADH-quinone oxidoreductase subunit K, which yields MLLVAAVLIGIGAWGALAQQTFVMIMMGIELIVNGAILASGGLWAFAAGGVPEGQVLVIVAMVVMAVEMAIGFALVIAVYRARQADMTEGISSLKG from the coding sequence GTGCTGCTGGTCGCCGCGGTGCTCATCGGCATCGGCGCGTGGGGCGCGCTCGCCCAGCAGACGTTCGTCATGATCATGATGGGCATCGAGCTCATCGTGAACGGCGCGATCCTGGCGAGCGGCGGTCTCTGGGCGTTCGCGGCCGGCGGCGTCCCCGAAGGTCAGGTGCTGGTGATCGTCGCCATGGTGGTCATGGCGGTCGAGATGGCGATCGGCTTCGCGCTGGTCATCGCCGTTTATCGCGCGCGCCAGGCCGACATGACCGAGGGCATCTCGTCGCTGAAGGGCTGA